The genomic interval AGTCATATAGTCTCCTTCTGCTGTCCAGCGGCGTGCCGGCAGGCAAGAGACTGTACCTGGTGCATTGCCCGCTTTCTTTATCAAGGCGCATAAAACCTTCCCTGTGAATGCTGACCCACACGTCATTTTCCATATCCACATGCAGCATGCGTATCTCGTGCGTTGGAAAACGTTTGTTGTTTTTATCGACCAGCGGATAATTCCTGAAACGCCCTGTCGCCGGATCATAGGAAGTTACGCCGCCCTGCTGGTATCCAATCCATATCAGCCCGTCCGGCCCTTCGGCCAGCGTAGTGACATAGTTGGAAGAAAGAGAATTGGCATCGCCGGATTTCTTACTGAACATTTTGAAGCGGTATCCGTCAAAACTGCTTAACCCTTCAATCGTGCCAAACCAGAGCATACCTTTTTTATCCTGGATCATACACCGGACATACTTGCTGGCCAGTCCTTCGGATTCGTCATAACCTGTAACAGTGAAAGCCATATCCTGAGCCTCCACAAAATATGAGGAAAAGACAAGAAGACATTGAAAAAGCAAGTAAGTAAAATGTTTTCCGGATAATGGCCACATAGAGGTGCAAGGAACACAGGAGATGTTGAGTAATCATTGTTAGCCTAAATTTCGCAAAAATCCGTACCAATTTTCATTTTTTTTTCGTGAGGTGTAGTCAATTGAAAATGAAGCGGGTGTTAAATGAAATGATCCGTCACTATAGTATTTTTCTTAAAAAACCACCCTAGATATACAGTCGTTCGACTGCATACCCTTCCTTTGGATTTCCCTACACTTCAGTCTGAAATGGCTACACCTGACTTCGTTATATCTTAAAACCAACAAGCATCCTGATACATTTGAAGAAAAAAAATGGAACTGTACATCATCGACGACTTTAAGAACTATTTTGAAAGCCTTGCACACACAGACGGGACAAGGATTGAAACATTTTACGCTGAGGATATACAGTTTCAGGATCCCGTCCGCAAGATCAGCGGATTGGAAAATCTGAGGTTATATCACGATCAATTCAGTAAAAACCTGGTTCAGGGCGGATTCAGGTACACCCAGCAAACGCTGCTGCACGACAAGGCCTACTTGTCCTGGAAGCTTGAGCTGGAATACAAAGTGCCCAAAAAGCGGGTGACCGTTTCAGGGATTACTGTTTTGCTGGTATCGGACAAAATTATCTCGCACCGCGATTATTACGATGCAGGGGCACTTTTTTACGAAAACCTGCCGATTGTCGGACCTGTAATCCGGGCGTTGAAAAGGCAGCTGTCAAGGAATTGCTAAAAAAAACAGGTAGTTCAGATAAATAATAATTAGTCAGGAACACAATTTAAATATCCTATCTATTAGTCATGGAAATTACGCTATTGTTGCATTCAAAATTCATTTTAACTCTTTTGGTTCTGTCAGGTACAATCCTCGCGCCGGTTACAGGTTCGGCGCAGTCCTACAACGTGACCGCTAATGAAAAAGGCGGCGTGATCTACAAGGATTTGGTCAGTAATAGGAATACCGTTTGCCGCATTACCTGTGATTGCGCTGGTCTGGCAGAAGGCAATTATTTAATACAACTATACGATAGCAAAGATTCTGAAGCCAAAATATTTATGGCCGGCCAGGATTCCTGGGAAATACCGATTGCCAAAACAGGATGAACTAAAGGCTGAACCGAATTTTGTGACTATTGAATATATCCGGTACAAATTGATTTTACATAACTATAACTATGATCAATGTTTTCAATACCAGCTAATTCGCCAATTTGTGTTCATTGGCTAAAATGGCCCCGATCTACGGTCAACACAAGGAAAAGTCTTCTGCAACGGATGACAACGGCATTCACTCGCAACGCATTATTTTACATCGAAGTTTGGTTTGCCAAAGGGCGTTGGGTACCGAAAACCAACCTTATCCGAAAAAAAGCATTCCAACGAGCCAGAAACCAACAGGCCTTCACCTGTTTCGCACCAGCACCACTAACCTGAGCCACACATGAAAACCTTGCAACACTAACCTGGTTTCATCCGGCTTTTTAAGCGGTTTGTTAAAATTTTGTTCCCTGTTGTGCCAGTCAAAATAGCCGGGATAGCAAGTATTTAATCTTACAAATTCAATAATTATATTCCAAAACAGAGCCTAAAAGTCTCTATAACTCAAACTCAACGTGATGAAAAAAAATTATTTATGGTTCATTGTACTATTCTTATTCTCACATGTGCTCAAAGCGCAGTCTATTGAACTTGTTAAGGATATTAATACAGCAGGCAGCTATCGTGGCCTGCGGACAAGGGAAGCTGCCACAGCCAACGGACTCTATTTCACATTGGCATATGATGAGATCAATAAGCTGGGCCTGTGGAGAAGCGATGGAACAGCCGCCGGAACCTTTTTGCTGTCATCGCTGCCAGATATCACCGATTACCCTGCCCAAAATCTGACTGCTGCCGGAAAATTTGTTTTTTTTGTATCGCTTTACGACGGGCACTACTGGCTCTTCCGCAGTGACGGCACCAAGGCAGGCACCTACCCTCTTCATCCCGTTTACAGCTCGGTATACAACAAGCTCGATATTTTCGAATACAACGGTGCTGTGTATTTTTCGGCTTATGATGGTACAACTGAAAACCTTTGGAAAACCGATGGCACGGTAGCAGGAACAGTGAAGTTGAAAAGTTTCCCCTCGCAGCCTTTCGGTTCAACCGGGCCTTATGACTTTTATCAGTTTAACGGGCTTATGTATTTTCTGGTCCAGACCGGATCTGGCTCGAATGTAACCTACCAGCTCTGGAAAAGTAACGGTACCAGTGCAGGAACTGTGCCTGGCCCGCTATTTTCCAGCAGTTTTAAGCCGGTTGCTGTCAATGGTTACATGTATTTTTCTGATGGAAAAAACTTTAAACGGACCGATGGAAATACTATAACAATCGTTAAAGGGGGCTTTGCCACCATAGGTAACCCGGTTTTGGTTGGCTCAACAATCTATTTTTCAGCTGGTCCACAGTATCCTGATATCGAATTGTGGAAGTCTGACGGTACCAATGTCGGCACTGTCCGTGTAAAGGATATCTATCCGGGTGCAAATCAGGGTTCTGAACCCCAGCTCCTGACCAACATCAACGGCACCCTGTTTTTTACGGCCAGAACCTCTGCCGGCGGGCATGACCTATGGAAAAGCAACGGTACAGACGCCGGAACAGTGCTTATCCGGGATATTGACCCTGCGGGCGAAGTTGAATTTGGGCGTATGTTTGCTGTGGGCACTCAGGCGGTTTTTTTAACAGGCTATGAGTCTGACCAGACACTTTGGAAAAGCAACGGAACCAGTGCAGGCACACAAAAAGTGGTGGACTATCCAGTAAGCAATGCAATTGGTATAGGCAAATCCGTATTTTTTAACGGTGTAAGTAACCTTGGCTCCCAGCTATACAAGTCGGATCTTACCGCCGGGGCACAAAGGATTACCGACCTGTTCCCTCCAGGCTCAAATCCGGACGGATTTACAGATTTTAATGGTACACGTTATATGGCGGCAGACAACGGCATAAACGGGCGCGAACTGTGGAAAACTGATGGAACTACTGCGGGCACAGTCCTGATAAAAGATGTAGCGCCCGGCCTGGCCAGCTCAAACCCTGAACAACTGACAAAGGTCAACGGAAATCTGTTTTTCGTAGCCAATGGTGGAGAAATCTGGAAAACTAATGGGAGCAATTCCGGCACTGTTCTTGTGAAGAGCGTAGTATCGGATGCAAGCGACCACATTGAAGGCCTTATTGATGTAAATGGAACACTATATTTCGGTGTAGTATCATCAGACGGGGCACTCAGGCTCTGGAAAAGTGATGGCACAACTGCGGGCACTATACAGGTAACCAGCTTTTCTTCTACGCCATCCTTCAAGCCGGCAGTGCTCAATGGCCAGCTATTTTTCCCGGCCTGGGACGGAACTGACAGTTACGAACTCTGGAAAACGAACGGGACGGCGGCCGGAACTTCAATCATTAAAAATATAGGCGGTGAGGATGGTGTAAATACACTGATACGCTTTGGTGCAACGGCACTCAACGGCTTTCTTTACTATGCGATCGAAAGTGCGGCCGGTTTGCATCTGGTCAGGACAGACGGAACTACGCCCGGAACGGTTATTGTAAAAACGCTGTACAGTATGTCAGATGCCTATGTGGGTGGTTTCAGAAAAGGCGGAGATTTACTGTATTTCAGTGCCTATGAAATTTATGATTCCCAGGAATATCTGTGGAGGACGGATGGAACGTCTGCCGGAACGGTTAAACTTGCCGCATTCGACAGTAACAACGACTCGGGTGATTATATATCCTTCGGGCCTTATGTGGACGGCTTATTTTATTTTGTGCCTTATGACCATGGAAACGGAGGGCAGCTTTGGGTGAGTAACGGGACTACGGCAGGGACACGACTGGTTAAAGATATCAGTACGCAAGCAGGGAACCAAGGAATCAGAAATCTTACGGCAGCCGGCGATATTGTTTACTTCACCGCCTCAGACCAGGCACATGGCAACGAGCTCTGGCAGACAGACGGTTCGGATGCAGGCACCCGTATAGTCCAGGATTTCAGTTTAAACGGAAGCTCCGTTTTTAACAGTGTAAACAACTATAACGGCACGCTGCTTTTGTCCGCAAATAACGGTTCGGCAGGTACAGAATTATATAAATACCAGGCCTTGCCACCAGCAGCATTGCGGATCAACTCGGCAGGTGCATCCTTTGTTGCATCTTCAAACCGCAGCTTTTCAGCCGACCAGTATTTTAGCGGAACCACGCAAATATCCACTGCGGGCAACGGTGATATTCTGGGTACCAATGATGACCAGCTTTATAAAGAACAGCGGTTTGGATCAGCATTTCAATATAATATTCCATTAGCTAACGGGCAGGTGAGCGTTGTGCTTCATTTTGCTGAACTTTTCTGGGGCGTACCCGGAAAGGGAGGCTCAGCCGGAACCGGCAAACGCAGGTTCCATGTCGATGTAGAAGGCAGCAGAAAACTGACCAATTATGATATTTTCACTACTGCGGGCGGGGCCATGCGTGCCAAAACAGAAACTTTTACAGTGAATGTGACAGATGGCGTGTTAAATATTAACTTTCTGACCGGTGCAGCTGACAAACCTATTATTGCCGCAATTGAAGTTGTGCCTACGCAGGTAATTTTAGGGCCGCTTGCCGATGCCACGGTACGTAATACGCCCAATAATGATACCAACTACGGCACGGCTGCAACCCTGGAAATCAAATCAGGTAGCCTGCCCAGTTATGAGCGGAATATTTATCTGAAATTCTCGCTGGAAGGCATCAGCCAGGTAGGGACAGCCAAACTACGGATGTATGGTTCCAATGTGCAAAGCAGCAGCAATGTCAGTCTGGCCGCTTATGGTGTACCCAGGGATGGATGGGCTGAAACCGATATTAACTGGTCGAATGCTCCGATCGCCCCGGGAGAGCCGCTGGGCTCAGTAAATGTTAACAATTCGGCTAAGTACTACGAAATCGATGTGACAGCTTTTGTAAAATCCCAGCTGGCAGAGGACAAAATAGTCGGTTTATTTATAACCAACCCGGCTAATCAAAACAGCCAGCTGACTTTCAACAGCCGCGAAAATGCAGCTAACCCGCCGCAGCTGATCATTAATGCTGTGTCACCTCCGGCTGCCAGGACAGGAGCAGAAGAAAACCTTGTCGAAATATTACCAAAGAAAGAGACAGAAACCGAATTCGCAGCATCCGCCATTTACCCTAATCCTGCCGGGAAACACTTCACAGTTCATTTGTCGGGCAAACATAAAGGAGAGGTAGATTTGCAGATGATCAACCTGACAGGAAATATTTTCCAGCTACAAACGAAACCTGCCAATACCAATTCGAACGTTGATGTAGATGTCTCCTCCATGCAATTATCAAAAGGAATGTATATCATGAAAGTCCAGTCCAAAACATTTACGGAGACCATTAAAGTGCTGCTGACAGAGTAGTTAAACAGGAATTAAACAGCTTTCCTTTTAAAGTACCTTTATTTTGAAAGGAAAGCTGTTATTTTAATTCATTCATGAAAGGTTCTGTTATGGATAAGCCAATGCTTAAAAATGCATTTGCATTGATCATAACAAACCACTCTATAGCCTTTGACGTTGTAATCCAGTTTTACATCAGGCAGCAAACCAACGCAGCCATTATAGTGGCAGGAGCTATCAGCCATTTTATTATTTACCTCCTTTAACAACTGCTTAGGGCATACAAAAAAATTTTGTGCCCCTTTTCAAGCCTTTTTATTTTTTATACAATTGCTTCGATGGAATCCCCCTGTACAAGCTACTAATTATGCATTGCTTAATTACGCAATATCTGCAATGAGGGGTTGATAACAATCATATCATTTTTTCATTTTACCTATTTCCATGAAAACAAACATAATCAGGTACTGGCAAGCCAGGACCGATAAAGTCCGACATTGCAGTGAAACAGTTTTTCGCCGACCAGGCGTTTATTTCCGCAGATTTTCATTTCCCCTGGTACTTTCTTGCTTTTTTCTGATGATCGTAGTTCATGGTCGCGGTCAGGGAAGTACGGATTCTCCGCCTGTGAGGAATCAATTCACAATTGGGCTGGGAGCCAGCTATATTAAGACGCTTGATCTTCTTTATTCGCCTATAATGTATAAATCGTTAAGAACCGACTTGCATCTGGGCTATTTATCCAAGTCAAAAAACGGAGTTTTCTCTACTGATCTCAATGTTTTTTTAGGGGCGTTAAAACCTAATTCCGGTGGTGCCGTCATCGTATATGCCAGCGAAACAGCAATAGACGGCGTTGAAACTACCGAAGATATGAGACTTGAAATGAGTCAGATAGGTTTCAACCTGCAACTGGGCTATTTACATAAACTGCAGAAATTACAAAGTCCATCCAAAGCATTTTACCTGGGAGCAAGTCTGGAAGAAAGTTTAACCTACACACCGGGATTTGTTAATGTCGGCGTAATCAATTATGGATCAGTAAATGCCAGAGCGAGATTTGAATATTTGCTAAAAAATGGTAAACCGGTCATTTTTGACATAACATTTCCTCTTGTGTCGGTAGTCACCCGGCTTCCCTATAACCAGTCCCCAGGGGAACCGGGCCAGTCGGGCCTGGGAGCATTTTTTACGGGCAACAACCAGGTTGAAACGCTCAATCACTTTCAAAATGCCCGGTTTTCAATCCAATACCCGTTTTTGATAAAAAAGCGCAGCGCTTTCAATATCAGGTATGAAGCCAGTTGGATGCATTACTACAACCCAAGGCACCTGACCCAGGCAGGCAATCAATTATCTCTTGGTTTCACTTTTTAATACAACTCTAATGAAAAAGCACATAATGATACATGCAGCCATTTTAATGGCAGTACTTTTTTCTTTCTCCTGCTGTCAGGAACTGATGGTTGGACCAGATGTCCAAAATTCGAATGAAAGCAATTTCCAGCAAATGTGGGAAAAATTTGACAGCCATTACGGCTTGTTCCTGGTTAAGAACATTGACTGGAACGAGGTGTATGCCAAACACCTACCCATGGCCAAAGCTGCCAGAACCGAGGCGGAATTGTTTGCTATCCTATCCTCTGCCGTGCATACTTTAGATGACAAACATATTAACATTTATACGAACAGTCCGCAGCTGACAGATTACAACAGCGGGGAAAATGGACATATACCAGCGCAGGTAGATTTTGATTTTCAGGCGGTCCGGGAAAACTACCTGACTGAGTACCATCAGCAAACAGAGGATTTCGGTTATGGCATGTTAACGTCAGAGATTGGTTATATATATGCCGGAGCGTTTAAGGACAAGCTTTCTGTTTTTGAAAAAGGTATGGACAATGCCCTCAATGCCTTGTCTTCCACCAAAGGAATCATATTTGATATCAGGGATCATACAGGTGGTTCTGATCAGGTGAGTCAGTACATAGCTGGCAGATTCGCCAGTTCAAAGAAATTGTTTATGACCTCAAAAAAAGAAATGGTCCACGTCACGACCAGTTTGGAGCCGTTTCAAACTGGTATGTAGAGCCTTCTGGCAAGACACAATATACAAAACCGGTAATCCTTCTGACCACATCCACTACGATAAGTGCCGCAGAAACCTTCACATTTGCCATGAGGGAAAATGACAATGTGCTTCACATGGGAACTAAGACCGCAGTCGCATTTTCAGATGTGATCGCCCATCAATTACCTAACGGCTGGATTATTACAGTGGGTGTAGGTGACTACCGCGGCTCAGATGGTAAAAGCTACGAAGGAATTGGGATTACGCCGAAAATTATCATTGCAAACAAAAAGTCAGACGTATTGGCAGGGGTCGATAAGGCACTCGAAATGGCCAGTGAAATGCTCAAATAAAAATTTAGGCGGGGAATATTGAGTCTGAGATTAACTATTTGGCATTACATAACTTTCCTGATAGATATGCTTGTTTGAATTTGTCAAATTTATTACAATTTAAATTATCCCTATTTGTCCGTCAATTCAGTAATTGAGCATTCCAAAAAAATCTTTACTATGAAGCCCGGCATTCTGCGCAGCCTTTCGTTGAAGTAAAATCTGCGGCTGCTGATGATCGGAAAACCGAATAAACCTGCCCGTTCACCTTTTGTGCACCTAAAATTGATCTGGGTAAACCTTTTGTATACTTATTACAATTGCTACCGGTTTTCATCTCCCCTACGTTTGTATCGCCTTCTTCACCATGTTTATTTCATGGAAAGGCTTAAAAAAACTATCCATTTTTTATTATCTTTTTTATCTATTATCATGAGACATCTTTTTTTGATTTGTATTTTCCTTGCCCTGACAAGTATGTTATCTGGTTGTAATGACAAGACGGCACCGCTACCGATTAGTGGCTCACAACAGCTGGCTGCCACACAAAATATAGCCGCCAGAACTAGTACGGCACATCTGACCGGCATTGAAGTCAATGCTCCTTATAAGTGGAAACTGGTTAAAACAGGGACTATAAATAAGGGCCAGAGCCTGGTGCTTCAAAGTCCGTTTCAAATCGGCGATTATGAGGTCAGGCATATGCGCTTCAATTGTTATGGAGCAACGCTTTCCTCGCTGGAACCACTTCAAGGCACCTCCTTTCTCAATTTGGGTGTAGTCAGTAAAAACGGCATTACACTTGAATACCTGAAGAACTATCCTTACATAACCGATAAAATATTTACCTCGCCGAAACCTGATGCTTTTTGGCCATTACATCTCTACAAGAATTCAATAATTGCTTGTAAGTCATTTAATAATGAAAATTTCCTGTTTCATGTAAAAAATATAAGACCCAACTCTAATATAGAATTTGATCTATATCAGGCCGTTAAACTAACCCTTTTAAATTAAACATGCCTCCGGGAGAATTCGCAAGCTACGCAGCCAGATATTGAATGGCCCTTGCCTTTGAATCAGAACCGCAACAGCCCGAATTCTCCAAAATGATAGCTAGTTACCAATAGATCTTTCCCATTGAACAAATAATTTCCTGATAGCTGGATTATATTTTCTCACAAAACCCTTTATTCCAAAAAATGTCCTGTTGTTTTTATTAACCGCATATCAATGGAATTTAGAATAAAAAGTAAAGACTTCCCTAACATAGCTGGCAATGAGTTGAGCATAAAAGTTAAGTTTTAGGCTTACAAGCGCGGTATTCCGGACAATCAAAATTTAAAAATAGGCGTAAAGCTATTTTTAAAGCATACACTTCGCACACATTTAAAAAACCGGGGGATATATCCTGCCGATGGCCGAATAACCATTGCCCAAAAGAATTTCAGGTTTTTTTTCATAGTTGGACATAGATACCTGTGTAGAAAACACCTTTGAAAAGTCAGTTGATTCCGGTTTGATCAGGGATATGATTAAAAAAGGCGGCCAGATTTGATATGAAGTTGGCTCAACCCTACATACTAGAGATTATGCTAGCTGGCTATCTGTGTATTATATCCATGGTCAATTGAATTATAATAAAAACATTCCGGGGCGGACAGGATTTGAAGTATTTCTTGATTTCAATCAATTTTTTTGTGGCATTTCCTGCGTTCCTTTGCAATTAAGCTAATCATTATATATGATTAGAGAATCAGGATGCATATAATGGCATTGATCCATAAGCCCTCCGGCTTACTTCTCATGCAAACATTATTTGAATAATAAATACGTCCTGGAGAAAATGCCAACAGGCACCATTCAGGAATCCAAAACCTTTTAACATGATCATAAAAACAAGCAGGGCCCTGATCCATAAAGTTTGATTTCAAAACTGGCAGAATAGGGCATATAATTAAATATCGTTACCTAAAATTCAATCGAAAATTTGACGCATTAGAAAGAGCCCTCCTTTATCAACCAGTATAAGAATTGTACTCAATGTTAAACCTATATATTAATAGATCACCCTTTTTATGAAAAAAATCTCCTTTCTTATCGTTTTTGGTTTTAGTCTGTTTGTTACAAGTTCCCTTTCTGCACAGCAATTGTTCCTAAAAGCTGGTACACTTACCCAACAAGGCAGTATTTATAAAGGCTTTGAAAATTATGTGCAAATTTCAGGTGTGCAGTATGGCGTGGAAGCCCTGACTTCCTACAAATCAACTGGTGCGGCGGTTGGCAAGGCAAACTTTGGTGAAATTGTCATAACTAAAAACGTTGACATTTTGACAAATGAACTATTAAGAAGTATTTCAAAAGGTACATTGTATGCACTTATGGAAATCGTTTCCACCAAAAATACTGCTGACGGGCAGAAAGTGTCTCACAAAATTGAGCTGAAGAATGTTTATGTGACGAATGTATCAAATTCCGCGGTTGAAGGATGCCCGGACGATTGTGCAGGCCTTGAAGAAAGCGTCAAATTTGTATATAAATCAATAAGAATTACGACTTATTCGACAAACGTGAAGACGGGTGTCCTGACGGCAAACCTAAATCCTTTCGTTTTCGATGTGACGACGATGAGCTCCACGTTTTGATTGGTTTAACCTTTAAACAAATCAAATATGAAACTCGTTTTTTACTCTATAGTTTGTATACTGTTTGTCAACACGCTTAAGGCGCAATCTTTTGTACTCAAGACGAAGACGCAGTTGGCTGCTGAAATTATTGTAGCTAAAACTAAGGCAGACTTTTTCAAGGCACGGTCGTTAAAACTGACCCCACGGAGCATTGAACGTCGTTCATTCTTGCCATGTGCTCAGACTGCATCCCCAGTTAAATCATTAACTTTCTCAGGTGAACGTATAGACGATGCCCATGTGGCGCTTTTCTGGGAAACCAGTCAGCTGGTCAATAACGATTATTTTCAGGTCGAGCGCACACTTAATCTTAATTCGGGATTTGATCCGGTAGCAACAGGAAAACTTTCTGAAAACTTAACATCGACAGGAAAATACGGCCTATCTGACCCAAACCGCAATACAGGTTATACTTATTACCGTTTCAAACAGGTCGATACCGATGGCGGCTTCCGGTACAGCTCTGTCATTGCAATAAAAGGAATATCGGTACCCTTGGGTATAATCCCGTATCCAAATCCCGGTCAGGGCAAAAACATTGCTTTCATTATCAATGGTTTGTTCGCAGCTCAGGCAATTAATATAGCCATTTATGATAATCGCGGTAAAATTGTCTATCAGGATAAAAGTTTTCCGGTCTCGCCAGAGATGCAGAAGATAAAAATAGATCTGCCAAATTTGGCTCTCGGGAAATATAGCATTAAAATCAAATCCGGGGATGATGATGCTTCAAATTCATTTATTATTATCCCATGATGACGCCCCGGAAATATTCATATTGGAAGGTTAATTAATATTCGGTATAGGTAAAAAGGTCTGTTTGATTTAAAATATCATTCAGACCTTTAAATGGTCACCCGGCATTATCTACTTTCCCCAAAGTCGTGTTATAAGGATTTTATTTCTAATATAGATTGTAAAAAGTAATATGTAAAAAGATATTTTGATTCTGTTTTGTAATTTTTGAATCGCTGCATCGGGCATTAACGGAGCATTTTTTTGGCACTGAAATTACCATTACATTTACTAATGGATACTTCACTGCTGATCAGCAAATTTCTCGAAATACAAAATTTTTCTCCACCTGACCTACAAAAACTGATCCCCTATTTTGAAGAAAAAATCGTTAAAAAAAATGAGTTTGTATTTCAGGCAGGAGATGTAGTCCAAAACACTTTCTTCGTTCATAAAGGCATTCTTCGTCAGTATTATGTTACACCCGAAAACAAGGAGCGGACTGTCTACTTCGCCCAGGAAGGGAAGTTTGCCGGAGAAATCATGAGTTTTTTGTATCAAATCCCATCGGAATTTCACTTTCAGGCTCTGGAAGATTCGGTGATACTGTGTTTGAACCGTCAAAAATGGGAAGCTGCCTTTACATCCATTCCTGCACTGGCCTTACATCAATTGAAATTACATGCCCGGTTCATTTACGATTTAAAACAGGAAATATCAAGCACCGGCAAAGAAACGCCAGATGTGAAGTATACAAGGTTGCTACGGGAAAATCCTGCTTTGTTTCAAAGGATCCCGCTCTTTCATATTGCAGCGTATCTGGGAGTAACGCCGGAAACTGTCAGCCGGATCAGAAAAAGAAATATGCATCTTTAAGTATTTATTGATCTGAATCAAGTAATTTCTCAAGCACTGTTGGTTTCTTTACTCCTATAACGTGTATAGTAGTTTTCGCTGGCTTAATGGCAGATTAATATTTTGTTGTTTGACGATGAGTACACCTTTAAGCAAGTTAACTAAGGAGTATAATTAATTATAATAAACCAGTAAAATCCATTAAGGATCCGTCGATTTAAATTACTCTTTTATTGTCTGTTACCAGATATTAATGATTTTACCTAAACCCAAATAACCTGCAATGACCCTGGAAGAAAACAAAAAATTCATGGATGACTTTATCGAGGAAGTAATCAATAAGAAAAATTTAAATGCGGCCAATAATCTTGTATGGGAAGATTTTATTGAACATCTCCCATTTCCCGGACAGGGACCTGGTAGAGAAGGACTGAAATTTGCACTGAATTCAATGTTTACCGGATTTCCTGATATGCATTGGACAGTGAATGAACAAATAGCAGAAGGCGAAAAGGTTGTAACCAGATTTACCTGGACAGGAACG from Dyadobacter sp. NIV53 carries:
- a CDS encoding two-component regulator propeller domain-containing protein, with product MWPLSGKHFTYLLFQCLLVFSSYFVEAQDMAFTVTGYDESEGLASKYVRCMIQDKKGMLWFGTIEGLSSFDGYRFKMFSKKSGDANSLSSNYVTTLAEGPDGLIWIGYQQGGVTSYDPATGRFRNYPLVDKNNKRFPTHEIRMLHVDMENDVWVSIHREGFMRLDKESGQCTRYSLLPAGTPLDSRRRLYDYATGMSEVKKGKFWIATADGLYRFDKKTAKLQAHTFSDSAPELYKKRSFHIYAV
- a CDS encoding nuclear transport factor 2 family protein, coding for MELYIIDDFKNYFESLAHTDGTRIETFYAEDIQFQDPVRKISGLENLRLYHDQFSKNLVQGGFRYTQQTLLHDKAYLSWKLELEYKVPKKRVTVSGITVLLVSDKIISHRDYYDAGALFYENLPIVGPVIRALKRQLSRNC
- a CDS encoding ELWxxDGT repeat protein encodes the protein MKKNYLWFIVLFLFSHVLKAQSIELVKDINTAGSYRGLRTREAATANGLYFTLAYDEINKLGLWRSDGTAAGTFLLSSLPDITDYPAQNLTAAGKFVFFVSLYDGHYWLFRSDGTKAGTYPLHPVYSSVYNKLDIFEYNGAVYFSAYDGTTENLWKTDGTVAGTVKLKSFPSQPFGSTGPYDFYQFNGLMYFLVQTGSGSNVTYQLWKSNGTSAGTVPGPLFSSSFKPVAVNGYMYFSDGKNFKRTDGNTITIVKGGFATIGNPVLVGSTIYFSAGPQYPDIELWKSDGTNVGTVRVKDIYPGANQGSEPQLLTNINGTLFFTARTSAGGHDLWKSNGTDAGTVLIRDIDPAGEVEFGRMFAVGTQAVFLTGYESDQTLWKSNGTSAGTQKVVDYPVSNAIGIGKSVFFNGVSNLGSQLYKSDLTAGAQRITDLFPPGSNPDGFTDFNGTRYMAADNGINGRELWKTDGTTAGTVLIKDVAPGLASSNPEQLTKVNGNLFFVANGGEIWKTNGSNSGTVLVKSVVSDASDHIEGLIDVNGTLYFGVVSSDGALRLWKSDGTTAGTIQVTSFSSTPSFKPAVLNGQLFFPAWDGTDSYELWKTNGTAAGTSIIKNIGGEDGVNTLIRFGATALNGFLYYAIESAAGLHLVRTDGTTPGTVIVKTLYSMSDAYVGGFRKGGDLLYFSAYEIYDSQEYLWRTDGTSAGTVKLAAFDSNNDSGDYISFGPYVDGLFYFVPYDHGNGGQLWVSNGTTAGTRLVKDISTQAGNQGIRNLTAAGDIVYFTASDQAHGNELWQTDGSDAGTRIVQDFSLNGSSVFNSVNNYNGTLLLSANNGSAGTELYKYQALPPAALRINSAGASFVASSNRSFSADQYFSGTTQISTAGNGDILGTNDDQLYKEQRFGSAFQYNIPLANGQVSVVLHFAELFWGVPGKGGSAGTGKRRFHVDVEGSRKLTNYDIFTTAGGAMRAKTETFTVNVTDGVLNINFLTGAADKPIIAAIEVVPTQVILGPLADATVRNTPNNDTNYGTAATLEIKSGSLPSYERNIYLKFSLEGISQVGTAKLRMYGSNVQSSSNVSLAAYGVPRDGWAETDINWSNAPIAPGEPLGSVNVNNSAKYYEIDVTAFVKSQLAEDKIVGLFITNPANQNSQLTFNSRENAANPPQLIINAVSPPAARTGAEENLVEILPKKETETEFAASAIYPNPAGKHFTVHLSGKHKGEVDLQMINLTGNIFQLQTKPANTNSNVDVDVSSMQLSKGMYIMKVQSKTFTETIKVLLTE
- a CDS encoding S41 family peptidase, producing MKKHIMIHAAILMAVLFSFSCCQELMVGPDVQNSNESNFQQMWEKFDSHYGLFLVKNIDWNEVYAKHLPMAKAARTEAELFAILSSAVHTLDDKHINIYTNSPQLTDYNSGENGHIPAQVDFDFQAVRENYLTEYHQQTEDFGYGMLTSEIGYIYAGAFKDKLSVFEKGMDNALNALSSTKGIIFDIRDHTGGSDQVSQYIAGRFASSKKLFMTSKKEMVHVTTSLEPFQTGM
- a CDS encoding S41 family peptidase; amino-acid sequence: MVYDLKKRNGPRHDQFGAVSNWYVEPSGKTQYTKPVILLTTSTTISAAETFTFAMRENDNVLHMGTKTAVAFSDVIAHQLPNGWIITVGVGDYRGSDGKSYEGIGITPKIIIANKKSDVLAGVDKALEMASEMLK
- a CDS encoding type VI secretion system tube protein Hcp, encoding MKKISFLIVFGFSLFVTSSLSAQQLFLKAGTLTQQGSIYKGFENYVQISGVQYGVEALTSYKSTGAAVGKANFGEIVITKNVDILTNELLRSISKGTLYALMEIVSTKNTADGQKVSHKIELKNVYVTNVSNSAVEGCPDDCAGLEESVKFVYKSIRITTYSTNVKTGVLTANLNPFVFDVTTMSSTF
- a CDS encoding T9SS type A sorting domain-containing protein, yielding MKLVFYSIVCILFVNTLKAQSFVLKTKTQLAAEIIVAKTKADFFKARSLKLTPRSIERRSFLPCAQTASPVKSLTFSGERIDDAHVALFWETSQLVNNDYFQVERTLNLNSGFDPVATGKLSENLTSTGKYGLSDPNRNTGYTYYRFKQVDTDGGFRYSSVIAIKGISVPLGIIPYPNPGQGKNIAFIINGLFAAQAINIAIYDNRGKIVYQDKSFPVSPEMQKIKIDLPNLALGKYSIKIKSGDDDASNSFIIIP